One Candidatus Nitronauta litoralis genomic window, CAGTACAAATCCCCTAAAGTTCCTGAAACAGATTTTAACACCAGCAAGTGGTAATGAGTTTTGAGAGGATCACTAATCTAGGCCACAACAGGGGAGTATGATAAAAAGATATAGTCAATTTAATTTCGTTTTTCTCCAATAAACATTTTGCATCCCCTGATTCTAAATGATTCCAGGAATTAAATTTTCTGCACGTCAACTTTTTATAGCTTTGATTCTGGCTGGCCCCTTACTCTTCAGCCTGGGCGATCGGGCACAAGCAGAGGACTTCGGCTATTGGAATGAATTTGTTTTAAAGCATAAAATCGATGAAAACCTGAGTGTCCATTTCAAAAGTGAAGAATGGTTCCTGGGGGATGTGAGCCGGTTGGGCCTCTACAACTTCACCTCCGGCCTCACCTTTCATGAATCCAAATATTTCGATCTCGAGTTTAATTACCGCTACCAGAAGCTCAAGTTATTCACCGCCTGGACTGAGGAAAATCGATTCGAAATAATTCCCCATCTCAAAGCTGATTTGTTCGGATTCCAATTCGCGCTACGAAACAGACTCGAGTTCCGTAGCATTGATGGAAATGACAGCCTCCGCCTTAGAGAACGGATCACCATAAAAAAAGATTTTAAACTCAATCAAATGGCTTTCGATGTCTACATCTCCAACGAGTTTTTCTATGACACCAATGTGGACGATTACAATCAAAACCGGGCAAAGGCAGGAATAATAAAGGAAATTTTCCCCGGTGTGAAAATGGGTTTGTACTATATGTACTGGACCCTTCAAGCGAAAACTTTATACGAAGCAAATGTTATTGGAACAACTTTTACGATTTCCTTTTAATCAATATTAAACAACAAGCTTTTCGGACAAATACTGTGAACTGGCAACCCACTTCAAATGGAGACATTTGAATAACTCCAGAAGAGGCCCCGGTTTACTCGCAATACTTTCCCCTTCAAGAACTGCTATTCGCGTTCTTGAATAAAAAAAGAGGGGATACCGGCAAAGTTGTATTTATGCCCCCTCCCATACCCTCCCCTTTCAAGGAGAGGGAATAAATAGCCACCCTAAAATTACCATTTAAAAAAATTTATGGGTTATGAAGTTGTGGTTTAACGATATAGAAGACGGCTTCAATCGTTCAAAGTACTCTGACTTTGGCAAGATTGATGAATATTGGTGTAACCAGGACCGTTTAGAAATAGCAATTTAAAGCATAGTTTATGAAATAAATTATCAACAGGGCCCTACTGAATAAAAGGCTGTCAAAATTTTAATTATTCACTCATGAACAAGCGCTGTTTTTAAATCATCTGATATCGGCTCTTCCCCGACCCATTGATCCAGCAGAGAATACATCAACCCCGCC contains:
- a CDS encoding DUF2490 domain-containing protein: MIPGIKFSARQLFIALILAGPLLFSLGDRAQAEDFGYWNEFVLKHKIDENLSVHFKSEEWFLGDVSRLGLYNFTSGLTFHESKYFDLEFNYRYQKLKLFTAWTEENRFEIIPHLKADLFGFQFALRNRLEFRSIDGNDSLRLRERITIKKDFKLNQMAFDVYISNEFFYDTNVDDYNQNRAKAGIIKEIFPGVKMGLYYMYWTLQAKTLYEANVIGTTFTISF